The proteins below are encoded in one region of Levilactobacillus namurensis:
- the uvrA gene encoding excinuclease ABC subunit UvrA, with protein sequence MQNDKIVIHGARAHNLKNIDVTIPKNKLVVISGLSGSGKSSLAFDTLYAEGQRRYVESLSSYARQFLGQMDKPDVDSIDGLSPAISIDQKTTSKNPRSTVGTVTEINDYLRLLWARVGTPICPNDGTKITSQSVEQMVDQVLALPERTKLQILSPIVRDKKGQHKQVFEKIRREGFVRVRVDGEIQDIDNVPELNKNQRHSIAIVIDRIVVKKGIRSRLFDSFEAALRLSGGYAIGDVIDGEPLIFSEHYACPICGFTVGELEPRLFSFNAPFGACPDCDGLGVKLEVDLDLVVPDKDKTLREGALAPWNPISSQYYPALLEQACQAFGVDMDTPFKDLDQAAQKLVLYGSEGKTFHFHYENDFGGVRDVDAAFEGVVPNINRRYHETNSDFTRDVMRKYMTELTCSTCHGYRLNRQALSVKIDGQHIGEVSDLPVDQELGFFKALSFGEQDQVIAQPILKEIRDRLTFLRNVGLDYLTLSRSARTLSGGEAQRIRLATQIGSNLSGVLYILDEPSIGLHQRDNDRLIASLKQMRDLGNTLIVVEHDEDTMRAADYIVDIGPGAGENGGQVMAAGTPKQVMRSRKSLTGQYLAGKKYIPVPLTRRPGNGKLIRVTGAAENNLKNITVDFPLGEFVVVTGVSGSGKSTLVNTILKRALAQKLNHNSEKPGKYTSIAGVENIERLVDIDQSPIGRTPRSNPATYTGVFDDIRGLFAQTNDAKLRGYQKGRFSFNTKGGRCEACHGDGILKIEMNFLPDVYVPCEVCHGTRYNSETLEVEYKGKNIADVLNMTVSEALKFFDAIPKITRKLQTIQDVGLGYVKLGQPATTLSGGEAQRMKLASELHKQQNGKNFYILDEPTTGLHTDDIKRLLEVLHRLVDKGNTVLVIEHNLDVIKTADHLIDLGPEGGEAGGHVVATGTPEELATVQNSYTGKYLKPVLERDRQRTEADQTSK encoded by the coding sequence TTGCAGAATGATAAAATTGTGATTCACGGGGCGCGGGCCCATAACTTGAAGAACATCGACGTCACGATTCCCAAGAATAAGCTGGTGGTCATTAGTGGCCTTTCTGGTTCGGGGAAGAGTTCGTTAGCGTTCGATACCCTGTACGCCGAGGGCCAGCGGCGGTACGTCGAAAGCCTTTCGTCGTATGCCCGGCAATTCTTAGGGCAAATGGATAAACCGGACGTCGATTCCATCGATGGTCTAAGTCCCGCCATCTCGATCGACCAAAAGACCACGTCGAAGAATCCGCGGTCGACGGTCGGGACCGTGACCGAAATCAACGACTACTTGCGCCTGCTCTGGGCCCGGGTCGGAACGCCTATCTGTCCCAACGACGGCACCAAGATTACCAGCCAAAGCGTGGAACAGATGGTTGACCAAGTCTTAGCGTTACCCGAACGGACCAAGTTACAGATCCTGTCGCCCATCGTCCGGGACAAGAAGGGCCAGCACAAGCAGGTCTTTGAGAAGATTCGGCGGGAAGGCTTTGTCCGGGTCCGGGTCGATGGGGAGATCCAGGATATCGACAACGTTCCCGAACTCAATAAGAACCAACGGCACAGTATTGCCATCGTGATCGACCGAATCGTGGTCAAGAAGGGGATTCGCTCCCGGCTATTCGATTCCTTCGAAGCAGCGTTGCGGTTGAGCGGCGGCTACGCCATCGGTGACGTAATCGACGGCGAACCATTGATCTTTTCCGAACACTACGCGTGCCCTATCTGTGGGTTTACTGTGGGTGAATTGGAACCACGTCTGTTCTCGTTTAACGCCCCATTCGGCGCTTGCCCCGACTGTGACGGTCTCGGGGTCAAGCTTGAAGTCGACTTGGACCTGGTCGTGCCGGATAAGGACAAGACTTTGCGTGAAGGGGCCTTGGCTCCCTGGAACCCCATCAGCTCACAGTACTACCCGGCCTTATTGGAACAAGCTTGTCAGGCCTTCGGTGTGGATATGGATACGCCGTTTAAGGACCTGGATCAGGCAGCCCAAAAGTTGGTCCTGTACGGGTCAGAGGGAAAGACCTTCCACTTCCACTATGAAAACGACTTCGGTGGCGTTCGCGACGTGGATGCCGCCTTCGAAGGGGTGGTGCCGAACATCAACCGGCGCTACCACGAGACCAATAGTGATTTCACCCGCGACGTGATGCGCAAGTACATGACCGAACTGACCTGCAGCACCTGTCACGGTTACCGGTTGAACCGGCAAGCTTTAAGTGTCAAGATCGACGGTCAACACATCGGAGAAGTCTCTGATTTACCGGTTGACCAAGAGTTGGGCTTCTTTAAGGCGCTGTCCTTCGGAGAACAGGACCAGGTGATCGCCCAACCGATCTTAAAGGAAATTCGGGACCGCTTGACCTTCTTGCGGAACGTGGGGTTAGACTACCTGACGCTGAGTCGGTCGGCCCGGACCCTGTCCGGTGGGGAAGCCCAACGAATCCGGTTGGCTACCCAGATTGGCTCTAACTTGTCGGGGGTCCTGTATATCTTGGACGAACCCTCGATTGGGTTGCACCAGCGGGATAACGACCGGCTGATTGCTTCGTTGAAGCAGATGCGTGACCTGGGGAACACCCTGATCGTGGTGGAACACGACGAGGACACCATGCGGGCCGCTGACTACATTGTTGACATTGGCCCGGGCGCCGGTGAGAACGGGGGTCAGGTCATGGCTGCCGGGACACCGAAGCAGGTCATGCGTTCCCGGAAGTCGTTGACCGGCCAGTACCTAGCCGGTAAGAAGTACATTCCGGTGCCATTGACTCGGCGACCGGGGAACGGCAAGCTGATTCGGGTCACCGGGGCGGCTGAGAACAACCTGAAGAACATCACGGTTGATTTTCCGTTAGGGGAGTTCGTAGTGGTCACGGGGGTTTCCGGTTCCGGAAAGTCGACGCTGGTCAATACGATTCTCAAGCGGGCGTTGGCCCAGAAGCTCAACCATAATTCGGAAAAGCCTGGGAAGTACACCTCAATTGCCGGGGTCGAAAACATTGAACGGCTGGTCGATATCGACCAGAGTCCGATTGGACGGACCCCGCGGAGTAACCCGGCGACCTATACCGGGGTCTTCGACGATATTCGCGGCCTGTTCGCGCAGACCAACGACGCGAAGCTCCGGGGGTACCAGAAGGGTCGCTTCAGCTTCAACACCAAGGGCGGCCGTTGTGAGGCCTGTCACGGGGACGGTATCTTGAAGATCGAAATGAACTTCTTGCCCGACGTCTACGTCCCGTGTGAAGTCTGCCACGGGACGCGGTATAACTCCGAGACCCTGGAAGTCGAATACAAGGGGAAGAACATCGCGGACGTCTTGAACATGACGGTCAGCGAGGCACTGAAGTTCTTCGATGCCATTCCTAAGATCACGCGTAAGCTCCAGACGATTCAGGACGTGGGCCTAGGCTACGTCAAGTTGGGGCAACCCGCGACCACATTGTCTGGTGGGGAAGCACAACGGATGAAGTTGGCGTCGGAGTTGCATAAGCAACAGAACGGCAAGAACTTCTATATCTTAGACGAACCCACGACGGGGCTGCACACCGATGACATCAAACGGTTGTTGGAGGTCCTGCACCGATTGGTCGACAAGGGCAACACGGTCTTGGTGATCGAGCACAACTTGGACGTCATCAAGACGGCCGACCACTTGATTGACTTGGGACCCGAAGGCGGAGAAGCCGGCGGACACGTGGTGGCCACCGGGACGCCAGAAGAATTAGCGACTGTTCAGAACAGTTACACGGGAAAGTACTTAAAACCCGTGTTGGAACGCGATCGTCAGCGGACGGAAGCCGACCAGACCAGTAAGTAA
- the uvrB gene encoding excinuclease ABC subunit UvrB: protein MIDRQTDRKFDLVSKYQPTGDQPQAIEELTKGIENHEKAQILLGATGTGKTFTISNVIKNVNKPTLVLSHNKTLAGQLYGEFKQFFPHNAVEYFVSYYDYYQPEAYVPSSDTYIEKDSSINDEIDKLRHSATSSLLERNDVIVVASVSSIFGLGDPTEYKNHVVSLRVGQEIERDALLRKLVNIQFERNDYDFQRGRFRVHGDVVEIFPASRDERALRVEFFGDEIDRIREVDALTGEIVGDREHVAIFPATHFMTNDDIMATATKGIEGELKDRLAELEGQGKLLEAQRLKQRTTYDVEMMREMGYTSGIENYSRWMDGRKAGEPPYTLLDFFPKDFLLVVDESHVTMPQVRGMYNGDRARKQQLIDYGFRLPSALDNRPLKLSEFEQHVNQVVYMSATPGPYEEDQTKHVVQQIIRPTGLLDPTIEVRPIMGQMDDLVGEINQRVEANERTFVTTLTKKMAEDLTDYLKDLGIKVAYLHSDIKTLERTAIMRDLRLGKYDVLVGINLLREGIDIPEVSLIAILDADKEGFLRNERSLIQTIGRAARNSHGHVIMYADSVTESMQAAMDETARRRKIQIAYNQKHHITPTTIIKPIRDLIAVTKKSDDTGESDDFVENDFESMDKEDQEKLIARLEDQMRAAAKKLDFEQAASLRDTIMDMKTEIGD, encoded by the coding sequence ATGATCGATCGACAGACGGATCGAAAATTTGACTTAGTTTCGAAGTACCAGCCTACGGGGGACCAACCGCAGGCGATTGAGGAACTGACCAAGGGTATTGAGAATCACGAGAAGGCGCAGATTTTACTGGGGGCTACCGGGACGGGGAAGACGTTCACTATCTCGAACGTCATCAAAAACGTTAATAAGCCCACGCTGGTGTTGTCGCATAACAAGACACTGGCGGGCCAACTCTACGGTGAGTTCAAGCAGTTCTTCCCGCACAACGCGGTCGAATACTTTGTCAGTTACTATGATTATTACCAACCAGAAGCCTATGTGCCGTCGAGTGATACCTATATCGAAAAGGACTCGTCGATCAACGATGAGATCGATAAGTTACGACACTCGGCAACCAGCTCACTGTTGGAACGTAACGATGTGATCGTGGTGGCGTCCGTCTCTTCGATCTTTGGATTAGGGGACCCAACAGAATACAAGAACCACGTGGTTTCGTTGCGGGTCGGTCAGGAAATCGAACGGGACGCACTGCTACGCAAGCTGGTCAACATCCAGTTTGAACGGAACGATTACGACTTCCAGCGGGGCCGCTTCCGGGTCCACGGTGACGTGGTCGAGATTTTCCCCGCTTCCCGGGATGAACGGGCGTTGCGGGTCGAATTCTTCGGTGATGAGATTGACCGGATTCGTGAAGTCGATGCCCTGACCGGGGAAATCGTTGGTGACCGGGAACACGTTGCCATCTTCCCGGCGACCCACTTCATGACCAATGACGATATCATGGCTACGGCCACTAAGGGAATCGAAGGCGAACTCAAGGACCGGCTGGCGGAACTTGAGGGACAGGGTAAATTATTGGAAGCCCAACGGTTGAAGCAACGGACCACCTACGACGTCGAAATGATGCGGGAGATGGGCTACACCAGCGGAATTGAGAACTACTCGCGGTGGATGGACGGCCGGAAAGCCGGCGAACCACCGTACACGTTATTGGACTTCTTCCCCAAGGACTTCCTGTTAGTGGTCGACGAGTCACACGTGACCATGCCGCAGGTTCGGGGGATGTACAACGGTGACCGGGCCCGGAAACAACAGTTGATCGACTATGGTTTCCGGTTACCTAGTGCGTTGGACAACCGGCCACTGAAGCTCAGTGAATTCGAACAACACGTGAACCAGGTGGTCTACATGTCGGCGACGCCGGGGCCTTACGAAGAGGACCAGACCAAGCACGTGGTTCAACAGATCATTCGGCCAACGGGGCTACTGGACCCAACCATTGAGGTCCGGCCAATCATGGGCCAAATGGACGACTTGGTCGGAGAGATCAACCAGCGCGTCGAGGCCAACGAGCGGACGTTTGTCACCACGTTGACCAAGAAGATGGCGGAAGACCTGACCGACTATCTCAAAGACCTAGGCATCAAGGTCGCGTACCTGCACTCGGACATCAAGACCTTGGAACGGACCGCCATCATGCGGGACCTGCGACTAGGTAAGTACGATGTGTTGGTCGGCATCAACCTCTTGCGGGAAGGAATCGATATTCCGGAAGTTTCCTTGATCGCCATCCTAGACGCGGATAAGGAAGGCTTCTTGCGTAACGAACGGTCCTTGATTCAGACCATCGGCCGGGCGGCCCGGAACTCGCACGGGCACGTCATCATGTATGCCGACAGTGTCACGGAGTCGATGCAGGCGGCGATGGATGAAACGGCCCGGCGGCGGAAGATTCAAATCGCCTATAATCAGAAGCACCATATCACGCCAACCACCATTATCAAGCCAATTCGCGACCTGATTGCGGTCACTAAGAAGAGTGACGATACCGGTGAAAGCGATGACTTTGTCGAAAACGACTTCGAGTCCATGGATAAGGAAGACCAAGAGAAATTGATTGCACGACTGGAAGACCAGATGCGAGCGGCTGCTAAGAAGTTGGACTTCGAACAGGCGGCTTCGTTGCGGGATACCATTATGGATATGAAGACGGAGATCGGTGATTAG